In Providencia zhijiangensis, a single window of DNA contains:
- a CDS encoding MbeCy: protein MSNMKTEIVVVRLTKHERAMLDAIKTTPLLADWLKALAFSQVEQHEKSQNPK from the coding sequence ATGTCTAATATGAAAACTGAAATTGTGGTTGTCCGCTTAACGAAGCATGAGCGTGCGATGTTAGATGCGATAAAAACCACACCATTACTTGCAGATTGGTTGAAAGCGCTCGCTTTTTCTCAAGTAGAACAGCACGAAAAGAGTCAAAATCCTAAATAA